Proteins encoded by one window of Polyodon spathula isolate WHYD16114869_AA chromosome 16, ASM1765450v1, whole genome shotgun sequence:
- the LOC121328209 gene encoding PAK4-inhibitor inka2-like: MLCVRESGDCLREQMQCVMKTLQDLKQMKRGFRASVNPSPLSANARGCQKRVLQRERLAQLRNSDISETGTYDSAFCLATMQEEDGSGRLGVGSPSSEKSLEFDSGYSEASWQDDPVVLRRSRNIRVSSGACLRTNRAPSGRVRPKSTSDACLERWTSFESNDPEDWTTSLLTRGRNRQPLVLGDNSFADLIENWMDLPDCPEAAELKPNSGRRLAKDFMLNMRRKLAGMSRNGDERGKSVTGNQANRAGAPKRLSCPTGFQVRAPYFHQSHTGLHEMGTGFYQFTELMKTGSRQPIICNDVIGYI, encoded by the exons ATG CTATGTGTGCGTgagtctggtgactgcctcaggGAACAGATGCAGTGCGTGATGAAGACTCTGCAGGACCTGAAGCAGATGAAACGGGGATTTAGGGCCTCTGTCAACCCCAGCCCCCTGTCTGCGAATGCCCGAGGCTGTCAGAAGAGGGTGCTGCAGAGGGAACGGCTTGCTCAGCTCCGCAACTCTGACATTTCCGAAACGGGCACCTACGACTCAGCCTTTTGCTTGGCAACAATGCAGGAGGAAGATGGCAGCGGCCGATTGGGTGTGGGCTCCCCCAGCAGTGAGAAGAGTCTGGAGTTTGACTCGGGTTACTCGGAGGCCTCCTGGCAAGATGATCCAGTTGTTCTTAGAAGGAGCAGAAACATCAGGGTGTCTTCGGGGGCATGTCTGCGTACCAACCGAGCGCCTAGTGGTCGAGTGAGGCCCAAATCCACGTCGGACGCTTGTTTGGAGCGTTGGACCTCCTTTGAGTCCAATGACCCTGAGGATTGGACTACTTCTTTGCTCACAAGGGGACGTAACCGCCAGCCTCTGGTCCTGGGTGACAACAGCTTTGCTGACCTCATTGAGAACTGGATGGACCTCCCTGACTGTCCAGAAGCGGCTGAACTGAAGCCCAATTCAGGGCGCCGCTTGGCCAAAGACTTTATGCTCAACATGCGCCGCAAGCTGGCTGGCATGTCACGGAATGGGGATGAGCGGGGGAAATCAGTCACGGGAAACCAAGCTAACAGAGCGGGAGCTCCTAAGCGCCTCTCCTGTCCAACCGGTTTCCAGGTCAGAGCTCCCTACTTCCACCAGTCACACACAGGGCTCCACGAAATGGGAACAGGCTTTTACCAGTTCACCGAACTCATGAAAACTGGGAGCCGGCAACCAATCATCTGCAACGACGTCATTGGTTATATTTAA